From the genome of Podarcis muralis chromosome 3, rPodMur119.hap1.1, whole genome shotgun sequence:
ACTGACTTGATGCCGTGGGCGTGCTTCTGCCAgatggggcaaaaaaaaaaagggactgTGGGGTAGATTTTAAAAGCTCTAAACAAAAAGTACTAAGTAGACTGTTTATTTAGTAAAACCATACCCTAGTGGTAACATCGCATGTATTCTGTTTCAGGAATGTCAGGAGTGTCTTTATGAATGTCTGTTTCTGCTTCACTTGCTAGAGGGAAAATATGGCTTAGAGcatggggtgaggaaccttttccaGAGCAAAGGCTGCATTCTCATCTGGGCAACCGGAAGGGGCCACCTGCCAGTAGTCTGCAGGGTCAGGAGCAAGAACCACACATTTTTTCTTTGTTcattaggctagtttctgcacacatgtACCCCTCTCTGTGAATCAAGAAGCATTTTCGGACCTTGacatgttccagccaggcaaaaactccaGGAAGGTATTAAGCAGAACTTGTGaggtgggttgtttttatttgctttatttatttggatgcaggtggcactgtgggttaagccacagagcctaggacttgccgatcggaaggtcggcggttcgaatccccgcgacgaggtgagctcccgttgctcggtccctgcttctgccaacctagcagttcgaaagcacgtcaaagtgcaagtagataaataggaaccgctccagcgggaaggtaaacggcgtttccatacgctcttgtttgccagaagaggcttagtcatgctagccgcatgacccggaagctgtacaccggctccctcagccagtaaagcaagatgagcgccacaaccccagagtcagccacgactggacctaacggtcaggggtccctttacctttaccctgctgTTCAATTAAAACATGACAGTCCTTGCCcataggcttacaatctaaaaaaaacaaaacacatgagggaaaaggacaaggagggaagaggtGGAATGCAAACTCAAGCACCAATTATCAGTTCGTATAATGATCAGCTGGGGTAGAATccaggatgtgtcctggaaaggGGCAGTGAAGGATGTCAACAGGACTCTAAATACGAAATGATGCAGCTATGCGAGGAAATGATGGTGATCACATGCTTGGAACCGGAGCGGGAGACCTGTTTTTAAGAAActgcattaaattaaattaatctgGTTTGCTTTGTAATCATTTGGAAAATGAATAGAAATAATTTGGAAAGGGGCAGTGTTGTGAGGAGGGTCCCAATCGTCAGACAGGGAGCCTTGGAGAATTCCATTTGTCTTTCTGGCTtgaggtttcccacctctgaATTACAGGATGATGAAGATCTGCAACAAGTTCAaccagttctttctttttttgcaggtaTTGCTGAAACCTTGGAGCTTCTCTCCACGGGTGCTTTCGGTTGTATTGAGGGAGGTGTGAAATCCACATACAAAAGCCACATGCTTTTTATTCCTATGTTTGAGATGTCTAGTTGCCCAAGGAACAAAGGAGAGCAGGACTCCTGCTCCATACCTGTAATAGCTGCAGAGGAGAGAGAATCTTGGCAAATGCAGGTTTGCTTGTTCTCTCTTCCACAAGGAGCAGCTAAAATTGGCTGCCAAGAGTAAAAATGTTGGCCACCTGCTCaccctagaacagtgtttcccaaacttttctttttctttttgcaatgccccacctaagcatctctaaaatcctgatgccccccccttgacatataattcttattacattattcaaaaagtgaactcctattcacatggaggaagcctaaaaggccattcacaaTTAATAATTCATTGCGtcgcgagttcccgccccccaccaagataaataaacacacgagacaccataattaaggttaattgggcgaattaggccacaactttattgaattcaggaatgagaggcattggcttaggcattggtcctatcgactatccggctccagcccatttgctggagacacggggaagggttaacactaatcgggggagtctcccgctgAGGCACGTCGGCtaagagctcccccgggtcaccgctctggggcgtgcctttggccctcacctccataggcttcggacagggccacgccccccccccccggagtcctttaacggaccacccttcgttcattgggggaggtgatggcgttcctcccccccccacacatcctcttaaccccatcttaccaatgcctaccgccaatgtcgaagagttgtgacgagttgctacgaggtaggcgaaaaaccaaaaggctgtaaatgaccaattgggaaaaattcctaccatgccccttgcggcgacagaccgaagtccatagcaaagtcagaccTACCTAAGAACCCcaactaaagggagggagggtgggaaaacgtgggggctagccggagaagagagggcgagccccctccgctctggccctaaatagggcaagccacgcccccccagccagccgattggctggctgggaggcGTGGACgatcgggattcccctgttctcgcgggggctgaacccagcccccgctcacgtggggagggcgtgatgcccgcaaccccacctcctggggcaagcccggaagtggctttgcgtggcgagttcccgccccccaccaagataaataaacacacgagacaccataattaaggttaattgggcgaattaggccacaactttattgaattcaggaatgagaggcattggcttaggcattggtcctatcgactatccggctccagcccatttgctggagacacggggaagggttaacactaatcgggggagtctcccgctgAGGCACGTCGGCtaagagctcccccgggtcaccgctctggggcgtgcctttggccctcacctccataggcttcggacagggccacgccccccccggagtcctttaacggaccacccttcgttcattgggggaggtgatggcgttcctcccccccacacacatcctcttaaccccatcttaccaatgcctaccgccaccgaGCAGCCGCTCGCCGCCAATACTCTCATGCCTGAATCCACTCCATTAACCCCTTTGCAATATCCCTAAGCCAGACATCATTACCAGCAtccgaaagatgcacgccatcataCCGGTAGAGGGCCTCAAGGTTGAAACGAATGCCCGGGTGGCCAATCACCAtcccacccagggctgccactctacgcaccaccgcccgatccaaggctttcctagccctattaATAGCTATCGGGCACCTGCAGTCTCTCCAAATCCGCCTCTCCATCAGTGAGGCCCAAATAATTGTGACATTCGGGTAAGCGGCCTTCAACTCCTCGAAGTCGCTAAAAATGTGCCACTGCAAGTCAACTGCCTTCCTGTAGGCTAGGTCGTTTCCCCCCAATTGTATCAATAAAGCGTCTGGGGGGCCCTCCACTGCAGCTCTGGCCTTAACCACGGGCAGCAACTTGgcccagcgcattcccctccgGGAGACCCAGGAAATGGTGATATCAGGTGGAAAGCCCAGGCGCGGCCCAAGACCGGAATTAatggcgcggaccctggcccaatgcacaatactgtgcccgATAATCCAGACGCGCACCCCCATGTCACCTGTGGGAAATTGAGAGAAAAAGGCCAAGGTCAACCACCATCACAGATTCTTTCTCAGATAACGTTTGTACGCATCAGACTTCCAGCGACCCAAGTCCCTAATCCTTTCTGTTGTAAGACCCAGGTGCATTGCCGTGGTGGCCGCTCCAATCCTGAAGGAGTGTGCTGCAAAATCTGCTGCAGGGATGCCGCATGCTGCTAGCGCTAAGCGCATAACCCGCGTGAACTGGTGACGCGTCAAAGGTAAACCATCTGCGTGAATCAATAGAGGCCCTGCCGAGCTGACCCTCAGGGATAAGAAGCGCCTCGTGTCTTTTACTGGACATGGGCCAGGCCTGCCAGTGGCCATCAGCTGAACCAGAGCCCCCCTCCCGTGCTGGTCTGTTTTGGAGCTGCGTATTCGTATTACCAGATCCTCCCGTGACAGGGTAACATCACTTAAAAGCAAGCCCCGGGAGGAACCGTGGCAACCCGCTTCACAAACTACCTCACCCACGCGCAGAGCTCCAAAAAAGGCGATGGAATACGCCGCTGAAAATAGGCGGGCCTCGTACTTAGACCAGCATACTGCACGCAATTTTTTATGGATTTGGGAAAGGATGTCGAATGATATCGGCCTTCTTGTATCGCAGTTTGGAGGCTGTAGCCTGCGCCAACCCTCTAACGTCCTTCGTATAACAAAATCGTCACAAGGGTCAGTGGAAAATACCGCCTTGGAAAAGAATGAAATTGCTGCGGCTTGAAGGTTAAGGGTTCTAGGGGCGCGGCCCAAGCGTCTTAGGTAAACTAGGTAAGATAGCACCTCTGGCTTGACGGGAGGGGCATTGCTCTTGATGGCTCGGGTTTTGCGGCGGAAGTTTAAGAAATCTGACCAAGCCTTCTTATACGATCTCAGAGTGGAAGGTGCCAAAGAGGCCAATACTCCCTGAATCACTTCCGGCTCCCAGGCCTCTGGTCCCCATGCCTCTGGTCCATGAGACTCCAAAGATGTTCCGGGAACGGCTGCGGCAGGAGCTCTGCATCCGGTGCCAACGATCGGAAGCGGTCCATCTGAAAGCGAGATAGGGCGTCCGCGATGTCATTATTTACGCCAGGCACAAATTTTGCTGAGAAGTGGATGTTGAGCTCTAAGCACCGGAGGACGAAGGAACGCAGGAGGACGCCTACCCTTGGTGACCGTGCGACCTGCCTGGAAAGTACAGCCACCACGGCCTGATTGTCGGTGTGGAAGCACACCCTATGGTTACTAAAGGTTTCCGGCCACAGGTGCACCGCCACTACTATCGGGAAAAACTCCAGGAAGGTTAAGTCTCTAGTAATGGGTCCCCCTTGCCAGTCGGCGGGCCAGCGCTGAGCACACCATTGGCCCCTAAAGTAAACACCAAACCCCAGAGAGCCCGAAGCATCTGAATGGACTTGGAAGTCAACCTGCAGCGACAGGTTGTCCTGCCACAGGGAAATGCCGTTGTAGCTCTGCAGGAACCTCAACCAGACTTCCAGGTCAGACTTCACTTCCTTGGATAGCCGTACCCTATGGTGAGGGGAGCGCAGCCCTGCTGACAATTTCGCGAGGCGGCCGCAGAATGGGCGGCCAGGGGAAACCACGCGGCAAGCAAAATTTAAATGACCTAACAGTGACTGGATTTGCCTGAGTGTAACTTTTCTtagggggagcagctgccgaaTCAGGTCGCCCAGCGCGATGAGTTTTTCCCTGGGAAGCTTTGAGGTCTGAGCGACAGTGTCCAGCTCGATACCTAAGTAAACCATTGTCGTAGCCGGACCCTCAGTTTTGTCGGCGGCTAGAGGAACCCCCAGTTCCCCTGCCAATGACATGAAGGCTTCAAGGAGCTCTGAGCACTTAAGGCTGCTATTGGCCACGAGGATAAAGTCGTCCAGGTAGTGCGACACGCCCTCGGCACCGGTTCTAAAGCGAAGCGCCCAGTCTAGGAAGGTGCTGAATGCCTCAAAGGCTGCACAGGCCACCGAGCAGCCCATGGGCATTGCCTTGTCTACAAAATACGCCCCCTCGAATTTGAAGCCAAGCCACCGGAAATCTTCCGGATGAACTGGCAAGAGTCTAAAGGCCGACTCAATGTCACATTTTGCCAGCAGCGCCCCCTTACCGAACTTGCGTATGAGCTGTACCGCTTGGTCAAAAGTGGCATATCTAACTGTGCAGAGTTCCTGTGGTATCGCATCGTTGACGGACCCCCCCTTTGGGTAGGAGAGGTTGTGGATCATGCGATACTCACCGGGCGCTTTTTTGGGGACTATGCCTAACGGGGATATATGGAGGCCTTCAATTGGAGGGACTAGGAAAGGGCCGGCCACCCTTCCTGCTTTGATTTCCTTACTAATTTTCTTTTGGGCAACCTCGGGCATCTCCCTCACCGATTTTTGGTTTGGAGGATCTCCTGAATTGGGGGGAAAGGCAACTGGGATCCTAAAACCGGTACTGAAACCCTCCCATAAATACACTGCTGCAGTCCTGTTGGGGTAATGGTCTAAAAGGTTTTTTAAGGGGGTCAACTTGATGGGGGACCAGGCCAGACCCAGACTAAGATTACTGCCTGTTTCCCTGGGGTCCAAATGGTGCTCCGTGGCCACCTCTAGGTCCCTGGTTGTAGGCACCTCTCCCACCCCGAAAGGGCTGCCTCCCTTTAACGCAGGCAGTGGCTGGGTGGTTACCAAGACACTTATCGCACTCGTGGCTGTACTTACAAACAGCCCGTGCACAAACCCCCTTGTTGTACTCCCAACACAGTCGCCTCTGCTTCCCAGCGGTCTTCCAAGGTTTTGAGGACTCCTGAGGCTTCTTCTCAACGAAGGGACCCACATGCTCTGACCAATAGTTTTGGTCCCTCAGATCCCAGCGGGTGGATGACAACAGCGACGCATTTCTGCGGAAGTCTTCATCATAATTAATGGCAGCAATATCTCCTGCTAAATCCCGCGCCCTCCTAACATGAGCCTGGTACGCAATCAAATGCATCACGCGCTTCGGATAAGCCGCGCTGACGACGCCCATGAACACCTGGAACCCGTCCATCCAGTTGTCAAAAGTACGTTCTGCTCTAGGTGTCCTGTACTTGCGTCTACCCTGGTGGCGCCTCTTTTCCCCTCTACCCATAATCTTTGCTGGAGGTAGCAATCTAAATATATCTATATACTCCCCGTTGAGGATCTTATTCCTCTTTTTTTGAGATAGATGAGCGCCTACGATAAAGTCCGTAGACAGATTAGTGGACGTTTTAACATCCTGTACTAAGGCGCCGTTCTTCCACTCAAGGGTCCCATTAAATGATTTTCTATAGGAATTGGCCCTTCTCTCATGTACCCATAAAGGAAGACCCACACAATCCTCCCCGTGACCCCAGTACTCCTCCCTGGGAACATCGCTATCCGAATCGGAAGAAGAAGAGGTACCTGAATCCTCCTCTGAATCCGAATGCCTACTCTTCTTACTTTTCTTTGAGGTgtgttttctcttctccttcctcttccctgacTGGGCCTCGGGTATGGCTTGATCCGGCACGGTGGTCGCCTGTGCTGCTTGTGGCACTGGGGCTTCTTCGTCGGTAGAAGAACTCGATGCATCTTCGCCTGCTGCCGCCTGCGGTGGCGGGTTCTGAAAGAGACTCGGAACACCCGGATCCTTTTGCAGATTAGCCGCCCCAGGACAATGAACACAAGCCTTACCCTTTTTGCCCCCCCTCGGGGCCCCTTTTGCCTTGGCCGGGGCGGCCGACTGTGCCCGGGCATTCCTTTTGGGCCGAGGTGTTGACTCCTTGGCCGCCTTCAGAGCTGCCACCGAGACCGCCGAAGTGCCGGGAAGCTGCACCTCGTTGGGCTGTGTATCCGGAATGAAGTCCTGCGTGAACGCTCTCGATACCCCTGGCACCGATACTGCCACCGCTGGTGCCGCTGCCATTGGTGCTGCTGGCGGTAGCCCTGGTGCCAATGGTGCCCCTGCCACTGGTGCTGGCGGTGCTGCTGCCACTTGTCCAGAAGACCTGTTCCTATAGAAATCCTGGAAAGCATTGAAAAACTCTGCCAAGGCTTGAGGGTTACTTGGGATTACAAAGGGTTGTGGATCCTCCTGATTCCCATGAGGCCCCCCAGATGCAGTGGAATTTACCTGGTTACCTTGACCAGACATGATGTGATCTAGACTGTTGCTTACCTTGATCAATGAAACACCGGCCCTTTAGCTCAGCTAATGCGCGTAGTTCAGCACTGTCTGCACTGGCAAGACTTCAAGGGAAGATAATTAATACACCCGAACCAGTTCAATATTACGTGCACCTGTACAACCCTGTAATTTGAGTATTAATTGTATAGTGTGTTGCAATGTTTTCTAAAAGGCAAGGGGGGTCGCTACAGTCAGAAAGCAGGGACTGTCCCAATGTGCTCTAATgtccaaaatgaaaacaaagcagtCCTGCTTTGAAGGCAGGAAGTAAATCAAACTAAGGTTTAAAGGCCAGAATCAGCAGTCAGCAGAGTGGGTTCGATTGAGGGTGGTTATTTACttaactattatttatttatttatttatttatttcctattgCTCCTTAAATCAAATTTACCTCTAACCAAATTAGAATGTATTTaaatgcagcagcaacaaagtAAAATAAAGCGAGGTAAAGAATATCAACAAGGTAATTCAAAGTAATAAGCAGTAAAGCAGCTCTGGCTAAATTGCTTTATGCAGCACCTTGCTTGGTCCCCACTGAAGGGTAACTCCGCCTGATAATGTCAATAAGTTGTGAATGCAGAGAAAGCGCTTGCAATGCGACTAGACGCTCTAGTAAAACTAATTATAGCACCCTAAATTACTTATTTTAATTCAAACAGTCAATCAATTATAGACCAAATGAGTAAGCACCAGAGAACGCTAGGGCCTTTATTAAACTGCTCTGATAAATTATATGCGCGGGATCTATATGAACTACACGCAACCCAACGTCTGCTTTGCTGGTGTTACCTCGAATAAATTGTCTTCTCAATTTAAGCACTTTACATAGTACTGTCGCTTAATTAAATTTTCCTTTTAAACGTGGTAAGACAGACAACGTAATTCCTGTTGTTCAATAATAACCGACCGTTGCTCTAAAGCAATGGAGCTATCACGCCAGCCCTGCTCCCAAAGCCTTGCCTACTTCGGATTAGCTATTACACAAAAAGGACGCTTATTTCCCACGTGGCTTGCCTCTCCCAAAATGGCCGCCGCCAAAGGGCCACGTGGTCACCCAAAATGGCGGCCGCAAAGCTATCCCGTTGCCTAGCGACGGCGTAAATTCCCCCAGTTGTAGCCCTGAGCAGCGAGAGCCAGCAAccccaaagagaaaaacaaccgcCCCCAAAGCGAAACGCGCAGTGAGAAGGAGCACCCAGAACAGCGGGGAAATACCCCTATAATAGGCAACGGACCCCCCTCCTAAGAACAGCAGCTAAGCCTCTAGTAAATTGAAGCAGATACAACCTGATCCGGCCGGTGAAAACCCTTTCCCGGGAGTCGCGACGGAGCCGGAGAAATGGAGGAAATTGCGGAGGGAGAAAACTGCGCCGAGGGTAACCGCAGGAGGGAGTCTGCTCGAAGAATCAATCAGCTGGCCGGCGGCAGCTGAAGCGGAGCGGACACGTGGTGATAGAGGCGGAAGCGTTCCCCGCTGCAGCGGCGACCCTGAAGCAACCACAGACGCGCTGAACTAGCCCCAACGTGAATAGCCGACGCTGCTGAGGAGGGCTTCCGCCGTGACGAGCGATCCTTTCTACGGCTGCCGGAGCTCTACGAGCATAAGCCCCTTCCCCCGGAAGACCCCGGCGATTTCAGCTCTTTTTGGCTTGCTGTGCGATGGAGCACGCAAGCAGATAGGGAAGAAAAGGACTCTCCGCCAGTGATTTcagctcaaaaaataaaaaggaaagccGCGGTAGCCACTCCGCCAAGGCTAATTGCTGCTTAGAGGGTTCTCCTGTGGTGGGGGAAGGAGCGCTCCGAAGCGCTTCTGCCGATGCAGCTCCACGAGGCAGCAATAGGACGAGTGGATTTCCGACGCGATCAGCTGGATCACCTAAAACGTGGGGGCTAGCCGGAGaagagagggcgagccccctccgctccggccctaaatagggcaagccacgcccccccagccagccgattggctggctgggaggcGTGGACgatcgggattcccctgttctcgcgggggctgaacccagcccccgctcacgtggggagggcgtgatgcccgcaaccccacctcctggggcaAGCCCGGAAGTGGCTTTCTTGAATTGCccctcttaaaaatcaaattgcaccCCCTGTGGGGCGTATGCCCCACGTTGGAAACCACAGCCCTAGAATCTACAGCTGATTATGGATTTGGACTTGAGTTTAGGGGCAAGACACCATCTCCCAGTTGAATCATATATACTTAGTGCTGAAACTCTGCACTCAAGGCAGTTAACCATTTAaaatgtgaaagaaggaaagggggggggagtatcaaTAGACAAAAGAATACAGAGCAAAAGATAAAAACAGCATAATTACCGTATTGGTCTGAATATAAGGCtcgctttccccccctaaattcCGACTGAAAAGTTAAAGTACATcttaaattcgcaaccttacaaaaatgggcttttacggtattgctgctgaaacagacatatggtacaacggaatgggtgtgagtgcctgcagaattttaatggaatagcttatatttgggtattgtctttttttcttttttcctcttgaattttaaaggtgcggcttatattcgggccaatacggaaTTTGGGGTGAGTATGTGGTGACTTCAGAGTCCGACGGCATGACCTTCCAAGCCTAGATTCCTCCTCTCTTGCCTTCCCCTTAGATGAGGGCGTATTTTAAGCTGGAAGTTAGGGGGTGAACTCCCCCAGCTGAATTACCATGGGCCCCTGGCGTAGGGATCTCTTCAGGATCCGTAGTATGAGCTCCCTAGCCTGGCCTTCTCTTCAGGGCACAGTTGATTTTCTCTCCTGGGCCTTGTGGATCGGAATCTCCTCTTTAGCCAGAGAACAACATACCGTAAATCAGCCTTCCCAaatgtggactccaactcccttcatctCTAGACAATGTGATGGGAGATGTGGTCTAACAATACCTGGAGatagcaccaagttggggaaagctgccACAAAGAAATccatggggagaggaggaggaaatcccCTGCAGTTGTTTGCTTGAAAAATCATATTTGGATGCTCTAGAGAAGGAAAGAATTTCTGTGTAATTCTCAAAATATCTGTGTGATGAGTAATGTAGTCCCAAGGACTTTTGTTTCCCTTAGGTTTTTGGCATAAGGCAATGTAATTTTAGCCACTACTTAAACTTTCTCCAATCTTAAAACCACGGTTAGGGCATCCACATGGTTAAGCTTGCATGGTCCACAATGAGAAGGGAAAGGCTCCCTTTTCCTCTCATTCCATGCCTTGTACCATTGCCACAATGTGCATTTAATTCCATTGTTTTCAATAAACCACGGTGGGCCAAGTAATTGGTGGAGCTGCTTTGAGGgccttttatttttgaaaagccTTCTGCTTATTTTGAAGCATCACAGCTCCAGAGAATGCAACAGACACTCCATTTTGCATCCAGCCTCACAAATAGATGCCTCTTTTCCCTCTCGCTGTGGGTACCTCAGATCCTGAAAGCCGCCTTCGCAGATAAGAGGAATCAGGCAAGATGCTTCTACGCTTGTGTCTCTGATGAGGAGTAGAATTATCTGCTTATTAGTCACAGAGCCCATCAGGCATTCCCTGCTGGAGGTGCTGAGACAAATAGAAAACACAAAGTTAAGATGTTTCTGGCACTGAGGTTAGAAGCGTTGGGAGTCTCATGCCTGTGCATGTTTTTGAGTGGCACATAGAACGGGAACTCCTTGTGGACTGGCATGCCTCAGCCTTCGCAAACACAATCTTTCTGTTCAGAGATCTGTTCAGGGCAAATATGCCGGCTCATCATAAATCATTTCAGACGACTGACAAGGCACGCTAGAGAGGGCTGAGAGTATAAAAAGTGTGAGTGCTGCTTTCGGGAGAAAACTCCGCTCTCTATGTTCTACAAGCGTGAGCACAGAATGTGCATCATGTTGATAAAATCCCGCTGGGAAATCTCTCAGTGGCgtgcggtcagtggactagggggactaggctagttccCTAAATGTTCCCGGTAAATTAAAGTACTGTATTATTAAAACCTAGCACCTCCTTTCTAAAGCCCGGGAAGCTTCTGCTTGGCTGATGGAGGGAGGTGCGATGTTTTGATGGAGTCCAAGAGCCCTCCCAGCGCCTTCCTGTCAGAGGCCTggcgtctccttcccaaagcccaggaagcttctgtccAGCTAAGAGAGGGAAGTGCGAAGCTCACGCATGCAATGCGGGGATGTTACAACATCACGTGTGCAATGTCGCACCCCACAGTTGCCCTCACAAACCAGCACCTCTGGtgctaactgttcccctatgaaaaatttcaccacaCGCCACTGAAATCTCTAAAGTATTGCCTGCATTGAAGTAGACCtgaattgatatacagtggtatctcggattacatacgcttcaggttacagactctgctaacccagaaatattacctcgggttaagaactttgcttcaggatgagaacagaaatcgtgcagttggcggtgcagcggcagcaggaggccccattagctaaagtggtgcttcaggttaaaaacagtttcaggttaagaacggacctccggaacgaattaagtacttaacccgaggtaccactgtatccggaaATTTCAGGTCCAGTTGTTACTGATGATGCCCTTTCAGAGTACAGTtgtactttggtttttgaacgcattgtgactcaaacgttttggctcctgaacgccacaaatctggaagtgagcgttccagtttgcgaacggcCTTTGGAACCCGAAAGTCCGCcgcggcttccacagcttccaattgagtgcaggaagctcctgcagccaatcggaagctgcgccttggttttcgaacatcggacttccagaatggattcagttcgagaaccaaggtacaactatacTTTGGCTTCCAGAGTT
Proteins encoded in this window:
- the LOC144327209 gene encoding uncharacterized protein LOC144327209, with amino-acid sequence MSGQGNQVNSTASGGPHGNQEDPQPFVIPSNPQALAEFFNAFQDFYRNRSSGQVAAAPPAPVAGAPLAPGLPPAAPMAAAPAVAVSVPGVSRAFTQDFIPDTQPNEVQLPGTSAVSVAALKAAKESTPRPKRNARAQSAAPAKAKGAPRGGKKGKACVHCPGAANLQKDPGVPSLFQNPPPQAAAGEDASSSSTDEEAPVPQAAQATTVPDQAIPEAQSGKRKEKRKHTSKKSKKSRHSDSEEDSGTSSSSDSDSDVPREEYWGHGEDCVGLPLWVHERRANSYRKSFNGTLEWKNGALVQDVKTSTNLSTDFIVGAHLSQKKRNKILNGEYIDIFRLLPPAKIMGRGEKRRHQGRRKYRTPRAERTFDNWMDGFQVFMGVVSAAYPKRVMHLIAYQAHVRRARDLAGDIAAINYDEDFRRNASLLSSTRWDLRDQNYWSEHVGPFVEKKPQESSKPWKTAGKQRRLCWEYNKGVCARAVCKYSHECDKCLGNHPATACVKGRQPFRGGRGAYNQGPRGGHGAPFGPQGNRQ